A window of Tautonia plasticadhaerens contains these coding sequences:
- a CDS encoding cupin domain-containing protein yields the protein MSDPESEVGAPGPDRRPSAADPYFIPSGAGTRHAPFPGVELFVSAGRGLMLSVVEFQPGGVVPEHAHPHEQMGYLVSGRLEFTVGGLTRILGPGDLWRIPGGVPHRVVALDGPAVALDAFHPIREDYLRHPSPCPSCGTLLEGHGVTCWHCGRSGQGGPVDPPPAPR from the coding sequence ATGTCCGATCCCGAGTCCGAGGTGGGCGCCCCGGGGCCCGACCGCCGCCCCTCCGCCGCCGACCCCTACTTCATCCCCTCCGGGGCCGGCACCCGCCACGCCCCGTTCCCCGGCGTCGAGCTGTTCGTCTCCGCCGGCAGGGGCCTGATGCTGTCCGTCGTCGAGTTCCAGCCCGGCGGCGTCGTCCCCGAGCATGCCCACCCCCACGAGCAGATGGGCTACCTCGTCTCCGGCCGCCTGGAGTTCACCGTCGGCGGCCTGACCCGGATCCTCGGCCCCGGCGACCTCTGGCGGATCCCCGGGGGCGTCCCCCACCGCGTCGTCGCCCTCGACGGCCCCGCCGTGGCCCTCGACGCCTTCCACCCCATCCGGGAAGATTACCTCCGCCACCCGTCCCCCTGCCCGTCCTGCGGGACCCTCCTCGAAGGGCACGGCGTAACCTGCTGGCACTGCGGCCGATCCGGGCAGGGCGGCCCGGTCGACCCGCCCCCCGCCCCCCGCTGA
- a CDS encoding c-type cytochrome domain-containing protein, protein MRRPRTSAPPPIPAAVLLALMIPLAVEGRAQPVGGPVVGTKGSKVYHDLDCGSARRLSGPNRVPFATPGLAEASGFRACRSCEPDEAIRMVSLFAARPPGQGEGEGDDGGEGEDGGPKFSTHVAPALVANCVRCHNADDRRGGFDLSTFRALMAGADSGPVVAPDAPAESELLRRITGEATPKMPPGDTDLAPETIARIEAWIAAGAPLDPGADPGAPISELAASPEQLRALELARLSDDDRRLLLVEAANRRWAQAGAPGEPALAAGDRTLVFGALPEARAGTLSKTLDRAQETARALLSRPGMPALAGPMALSVYVFDDRNHYAEFARTVAGQEPAEGERARADLSGEAPYLAALDPLGGREESEFGEGGTGRGLDALLVEQLGAGAVSAAGAEAPRWLALGYGALLASKLEPRGAEVARLRAGAVRAYQVGWTTKAGEALGDVLDPDETRALGFSLLEWLSAANPRAVGPFVRGMLGGRDRLDDGIQQLFGASREQFLSAWGQWVAARYGRGR, encoded by the coding sequence ATGCGACGGCCCCGGACGTCCGCCCCGCCGCCGATCCCGGCGGCCGTCCTGCTCGCGCTGATGATCCCCCTGGCCGTCGAGGGCCGGGCCCAGCCCGTCGGCGGGCCGGTCGTCGGCACGAAGGGCTCGAAGGTCTACCACGACCTCGACTGCGGCTCCGCCCGGCGACTCTCCGGCCCGAACCGGGTCCCCTTCGCCACCCCCGGGCTCGCCGAGGCCTCCGGCTTCCGGGCCTGCCGCTCCTGCGAGCCGGACGAGGCGATCCGCATGGTCTCCCTCTTCGCCGCCCGACCTCCCGGGCAGGGCGAGGGCGAGGGCGACGACGGGGGCGAGGGCGAGGACGGCGGGCCGAAGTTCTCGACCCACGTGGCCCCGGCCCTCGTGGCCAACTGCGTCCGATGCCACAACGCGGACGACCGCCGGGGCGGATTCGACCTCTCCACCTTCCGGGCCCTGATGGCCGGCGCCGACTCCGGGCCCGTCGTCGCGCCGGACGCGCCCGCCGAGAGCGAGCTGCTGCGGAGGATCACGGGGGAAGCCACCCCGAAGATGCCCCCCGGCGACACCGACCTCGCCCCCGAGACGATCGCGAGGATCGAGGCCTGGATCGCCGCCGGGGCCCCGCTCGACCCCGGGGCCGACCCCGGCGCCCCGATCTCCGAGCTCGCCGCCTCCCCCGAGCAGCTCCGCGCCCTCGAACTCGCCCGGCTCTCCGACGACGACCGCCGCCTCCTGCTCGTCGAGGCCGCCAACCGCCGATGGGCCCAGGCCGGCGCCCCCGGCGAGCCGGCCCTGGCCGCCGGGGACCGCACCCTGGTCTTCGGCGCGCTGCCCGAGGCCCGCGCCGGGACGCTCTCGAAGACGCTCGACCGGGCCCAGGAGACGGCCCGGGCGCTGCTCTCCCGGCCCGGGATGCCCGCCCTGGCCGGCCCGATGGCGCTGAGCGTCTACGTCTTCGACGACCGCAACCACTACGCCGAGTTCGCCCGGACCGTCGCCGGCCAGGAGCCCGCCGAGGGGGAACGGGCCCGGGCCGACCTCTCCGGGGAGGCACCGTACCTGGCCGCGCTCGACCCCCTCGGCGGCCGGGAGGAGTCGGAGTTCGGCGAGGGGGGGACCGGGAGGGGGCTCGACGCCCTGCTCGTCGAGCAGCTCGGCGCCGGCGCCGTCTCGGCCGCCGGTGCCGAGGCCCCGCGCTGGCTGGCCCTCGGCTACGGCGCCCTGCTCGCCTCGAAGCTCGAACCCCGGGGGGCCGAGGTCGCCCGGCTCCGGGCCGGGGCCGTCCGGGCCTATCAGGTCGGCTGGACGACCAAGGCCGGCGAGGCCCTCGGCGACGTGCTCGACCCCGACGAGACCCGGGCCCTCGGCTTCAGCCTGCTGGAATGGCTCTCCGCCGCCAACCCCCGGGCCGTCGGGCCGTTCGTCCGGGGGATGCTCGGCGGCCGGGACCGCCTGGACGACGGCATCCAGCAACTCTTCGGCGCCAGCCGGGAGCAATTCCTCTCCGCCTGGGGCCAGTGGGTCGCCGCCCGATACGGCCGAGGACGCTGA
- the grxC gene encoding glutaredoxin 3, producing the protein MPDVVIYTKSWCSYCQRAMDLLRRKGVEYTELEVSRDDALEAEMVSRAGGRRTVPQIFIGSAHVGGCDDLHRLEAEGRLDALLR; encoded by the coding sequence ATGCCGGACGTCGTCATCTACACCAAGAGTTGGTGCTCTTACTGCCAACGGGCGATGGACCTGCTCCGCCGCAAGGGTGTCGAGTACACCGAACTCGAAGTCTCCCGCGATGACGCATTGGAGGCCGAGATGGTCTCCAGGGCGGGAGGGCGTCGCACCGTGCCCCAGATTTTCATCGGCTCGGCCCACGTCGGGGGCTGCGACGACCTCCATCGGCTCGAGGCCGAGGGCCGACTGGACGCATTACTCCGCTGA
- a CDS encoding alpha/beta fold hydrolase: MRRSAKWRTASRWETEWSPITCRQVEGSGGSHEVVRLGRGEPVVLVPGLAGGWKLLMPLARRLARRHEVHLVGLSGDGAILPRCSGVGVADEAKSLLQAIDRLGLERPGLVGVSYGGAVALELAVEAPGRFGSLVLSGAEAQFGRRWAATMARRVLERFPIPDDNPFINQFFNLLHGGKPEPGPLPDFVVRRIWETDQGVIADRLRALESFDASDRLWRVEAPTLVLAGSKDVVVPPDRQEALARSLSHSRFATIEGAGHLGFLSHRAEVSRRIARHVGVVRRAVS, translated from the coding sequence ATGCGACGATCGGCGAAGTGGCGGACGGCGTCGAGGTGGGAGACTGAGTGGAGCCCGATCACGTGCCGACAGGTTGAGGGATCGGGGGGCTCGCATGAGGTCGTCCGGCTGGGCCGGGGCGAGCCGGTCGTGCTGGTGCCGGGCCTGGCCGGGGGGTGGAAGCTCCTGATGCCGCTGGCCCGGAGGCTGGCCCGGAGGCACGAGGTCCACCTGGTCGGCCTCTCGGGGGACGGGGCGATCCTGCCGAGGTGCTCGGGGGTGGGGGTGGCCGACGAGGCCAAGTCGCTCTTGCAGGCGATCGACCGGCTGGGCCTGGAGCGGCCGGGGCTGGTGGGGGTCTCCTATGGCGGGGCGGTGGCCCTGGAGCTGGCGGTCGAGGCGCCGGGGAGGTTCGGGAGCCTGGTGCTCTCGGGGGCCGAGGCGCAGTTCGGCCGACGCTGGGCGGCCACGATGGCCCGGAGGGTCCTGGAGCGGTTCCCGATCCCCGACGACAACCCGTTCATCAACCAGTTCTTCAACCTGCTCCACGGCGGCAAGCCCGAGCCGGGCCCCCTGCCCGACTTCGTCGTCCGGCGGATCTGGGAGACCGACCAGGGGGTGATCGCCGACCGCCTCCGGGCCCTGGAGTCGTTCGACGCGTCCGACCGGCTCTGGCGGGTCGAGGCGCCGACGCTGGTCCTGGCGGGCTCGAAGGACGTCGTCGTGCCGCCGGACCGGCAGGAGGCCCTGGCGAGGTCGCTCTCGCACTCCCGGTTCGCGACGATCGAGGGGGCCGGGCACCTCGGGTTCCTGAGCCACCGGGCGGAGGTCTCCCGGCGGATCGCCCGGCACGTGGGGGTGGTGCGACGGGCGGTCTCGTGA
- a CDS encoding sigma-70 family RNA polymerase sigma factor, with translation MSSRPEATHSRPATNRPAEARPSDRARAPTDPEPAPPAPAADPEGWVDRHGDALYRWALLRLRHPEAAADVVQETFLAALGGHDRFDGRSSERTWLLAILKHKIGDHLRRRRRERPVEEATPDRDRPGSGGPFDRLGFWKRGPKRWGDPGLALESAEFWETLRGCLGAMPDHLAETFLLRELEDRDGPEVCRELSISPESFWKRMHRARLLLRDCLERRWFEGL, from the coding sequence ATGAGCAGCCGACCGGAGGCGACCCACTCCCGACCGGCGACGAACCGACCGGCTGAGGCAAGGCCCTCGGACCGGGCCCGTGCCCCGACCGACCCCGAGCCCGCCCCTCCCGCCCCGGCCGCCGACCCCGAAGGCTGGGTCGATCGCCACGGCGACGCCCTCTATCGCTGGGCCCTGCTCCGGCTCCGGCACCCCGAGGCGGCGGCCGACGTCGTCCAGGAGACGTTCCTGGCCGCGCTCGGCGGGCACGATCGGTTCGACGGGAGGTCCTCGGAGCGGACCTGGCTGCTGGCGATCCTGAAGCACAAGATCGGCGACCACCTCAGGCGTCGTCGCCGGGAACGGCCCGTCGAAGAGGCGACGCCGGACCGGGATCGCCCCGGATCGGGAGGCCCATTCGACCGGCTCGGGTTCTGGAAGCGGGGCCCGAAGCGATGGGGGGACCCCGGCCTGGCGCTGGAATCGGCCGAGTTCTGGGAGACGCTGCGGGGCTGCCTCGGGGCCATGCCCGACCACCTGGCCGAGACGTTCCTGCTCCGGGAGCTGGAGGACCGGGACGGCCCGGAGGTCTGCCGGGAGCTGTCGATCTCCCCGGAAAGCTTCTGGAAGCGGATGCACCGGGCCCGGCTCCTGCTCCGGGACTGCCTCGAACGCCGATGGTTCGAGGGGCTCTGA
- a CDS encoding anti-sigma factor family protein, translating to MVRRLRHAWRLLNLPCEGISELVSRSLDERLSPVERAAYRSHLVYCVACRRYRRQLLVLREALGRAGGRDGLPGSGPGMPEELKDRIRRQLKDR from the coding sequence ATGGTGCGACGCCTCCGGCACGCCTGGCGCCTGCTGAACCTGCCCTGCGAGGGGATCTCGGAGCTGGTGAGCCGGTCGCTCGACGAGCGGCTCTCCCCGGTCGAGCGGGCCGCCTACCGGTCGCACCTGGTCTACTGCGTCGCCTGCCGACGCTACCGACGCCAGCTGCTGGTGCTCCGGGAGGCCCTGGGCCGGGCCGGGGGGCGAGACGGGCTGCCGGGATCGGGCCCGGGGATGCCGGAGGAGCTGAAGGATCGGATCCGGCGGCAGCTGAAAGATCGGTGA
- a CDS encoding spondin domain-containing protein: MIANRIASPGMGIGVLALVLGMAAGGPALGSSTTLRLTVENLSPTGGVHLTPVWFGFHDGDFDLYDRGAPASEALERIAEDGNPGPLDDLFDATANGSLQGVLFGDGAGPGFPGAPVIAPGGSASIEFSIDSMSGASRFFSYASMIVPSNDFFIANGDPMAFELFDDLGNFLGNTGTPGVFEFLVLGSQVLDAGTEVNDELMANTAFFGQATPDTGVDEDGTVELAGGFLDGGPILGDPRFADAQFAGPGYQVARFRLAVVPEPSSVALCGLGAAGIVALASRSRRRGMRSIGREGRGS; this comes from the coding sequence ATGATCGCCAATCGGATCGCCTCGCCGGGGATGGGGATCGGGGTGCTGGCCCTGGTCCTGGGGATGGCCGCCGGGGGGCCGGCGTTGGGCTCGTCGACGACCCTGAGGCTGACGGTCGAGAACCTCTCGCCGACCGGGGGGGTACATCTGACGCCCGTCTGGTTCGGGTTCCACGACGGCGACTTCGACCTGTACGACCGCGGGGCCCCGGCCTCGGAGGCGCTGGAGCGGATCGCCGAGGACGGGAATCCCGGCCCCCTGGACGACCTGTTCGACGCCACCGCCAACGGCAGCCTGCAGGGGGTCCTCTTCGGGGACGGGGCCGGGCCGGGCTTCCCGGGGGCCCCGGTGATCGCCCCCGGGGGCTCGGCATCGATCGAGTTCTCGATCGACTCGATGTCGGGGGCGAGCCGGTTCTTCAGCTACGCGTCGATGATCGTGCCGAGCAACGACTTCTTCATCGCCAACGGCGACCCGATGGCGTTCGAGTTGTTCGACGACCTCGGCAATTTCCTGGGGAACACCGGCACGCCGGGGGTGTTCGAGTTCCTGGTGCTCGGCTCCCAGGTGCTCGACGCCGGCACGGAGGTCAACGACGAGCTGATGGCCAACACCGCCTTCTTCGGCCAGGCGACGCCCGACACCGGGGTGGACGAGGACGGCACGGTCGAGCTGGCCGGGGGGTTCCTCGACGGCGGGCCGATCCTGGGCGATCCTCGGTTCGCCGACGCCCAGTTCGCGGGCCCCGGATATCAGGTGGCCCGGTTCCGCCTGGCGGTCGTGCCCGAGCCGTCCTCGGTCGCCCTCTGCGGTCTGGGGGCGGCGGGGATCGTCGCCCTCGCCTCCCGTTCGAGACGCCGAGGGATGCGGTCGATCGGCCGGGAGGGCCGGGGGTCTTGA
- a CDS encoding HD domain-containing protein: protein MTGATGRGPASDDSGPTGVGPLSPRLDLAIRWAAAWHDGQHRKSSGVPYIQHPIAVAWMLDRLGFDEDVVIAGLLHDVVEDTEATLDDVRGRFGARVADLVGHCSEEKLDAEGRKRPWADRKREHLELLRSAPIEAKAIVLADKLHNLGSIAADLAEGREVWGRFNAGRDQIIAMARSSIEGLGLVDGDARLERLARGGLGVLSGIEGGSHRDEQPTGGDPLPTGDEPTG, encoded by the coding sequence GTGACCGGGGCGACGGGCCGGGGACCGGCGTCGGACGACTCGGGGCCGACCGGGGTCGGGCCGCTGTCCCCCCGGCTCGACCTGGCGATCCGATGGGCGGCAGCCTGGCACGACGGGCAACACCGGAAGTCGAGCGGGGTCCCGTACATCCAGCACCCGATCGCGGTGGCCTGGATGCTCGACCGGCTCGGGTTCGACGAGGACGTGGTGATCGCCGGCCTGCTGCACGACGTGGTCGAGGATACCGAGGCGACGCTGGACGACGTCCGGGGGCGATTCGGGGCCCGGGTCGCGGACCTGGTCGGGCACTGCTCGGAGGAGAAGCTCGACGCCGAAGGGCGCAAGCGCCCCTGGGCCGACCGGAAGCGGGAGCACCTCGAATTGCTCCGCTCGGCCCCCATCGAGGCGAAGGCCATCGTCCTGGCCGACAAGCTGCACAACCTCGGGAGCATCGCGGCGGACCTGGCCGAAGGCCGGGAGGTCTGGGGGCGGTTCAACGCGGGGCGGGACCAAATAATCGCGATGGCCCGGTCGTCGATCGAGGGGCTGGGCCTGGTCGACGGCGACGCCCGGCTCGAACGGCTGGCCCGCGGGGGCCTGGGCGTACTGTCGGGGATCGAGGGCGGTTCGCATCGCGATGAGCAGCCGACCGGAGGCGACCCACTCCCGACCGGCGACGAACCGACCGGCTGA
- a CDS encoding HD domain-containing protein encodes MLDPERYLRCLRALGAASPDASGFARLAAAYGEPARAYHSDRHIADCLAELDRSRALADRPAEVEAALWFHDAVYDPASPGNERRSVELARSVLGRCGVSGEVIARVAGLILVTSHEVGPAGRDETLMVDIDLSILGQPPGRFEEYGRQIRAEYAHVPEDAYREGRLRVLEGFASRPRIYRTAPFFERYEAGARANLAREIGALASARSPADDPGSAE; translated from the coding sequence ATGCTCGACCCCGAACGCTATCTCCGGTGCCTCCGGGCCCTCGGCGCCGCCTCGCCGGACGCCTCGGGGTTCGCGCGGCTGGCGGCGGCTTATGGAGAGCCGGCCCGGGCCTACCACTCCGATCGACACATCGCCGATTGCCTCGCCGAACTGGATCGGTCCCGGGCCCTGGCCGACCGCCCCGCCGAGGTCGAGGCGGCGCTCTGGTTCCACGACGCGGTTTATGACCCCGCCTCCCCCGGGAACGAGCGGAGGAGCGTCGAGCTGGCCCGGTCGGTCCTGGGCCGGTGCGGCGTTTCGGGCGAGGTGATCGCCCGGGTCGCCGGGCTGATCCTCGTCACCTCGCACGAGGTCGGGCCGGCCGGGAGGGACGAGACGCTGATGGTCGACATCGACCTGTCCATCCTCGGCCAGCCTCCCGGGCGCTTCGAGGAGTACGGGCGGCAAATCCGGGCCGAGTACGCCCACGTCCCCGAAGATGCGTACCGGGAGGGGCGACTCCGGGTGCTGGAGGGGTTCGCGTCCCGGCCCCGGATCTACCGCACGGCGCCGTTCTTCGAGCGGTACGAGGCCGGGGCGCGTGCGAACCTCGCCCGCGAGATCGGGGCCCTGGCCTCGGCCCGCTCCCCCGCCGACGATCCGGGGTCAGCGGAGTAA
- the aroF gene encoding 3-deoxy-7-phosphoheptulonate synthase: protein MIVVMKPDATEDQISHVRDHISQLGLQPQVIVGRHQTVIAAIGEERPGLVETLEPSPGVVKVLPIMAPYKRASSELKAERTVVRARSLEIGGKRIGVIAGPCSVESEGQIVSIARTLKALGATGLRGGAYKPRTSPYSFQGHKVDGLKMLATARDETGLAIVTEVMAPEHVAVVAEYADVLQIGARNMQNYQLLTAVGESGKPAFLKRGMASTMEEFLLAAEYILDRGNDQVILCERGVRTFEEHTRFTLPLASVPYLQAKTHLPVVVDPSHGTGKAPLVPPMARAAIAAGADGLMVEVHEDPEHAMSDGAQTITPSAFERMMAECRRVAEAVDRSL, encoded by the coding sequence GTGATTGTCGTCATGAAGCCGGACGCGACCGAGGACCAGATTTCCCACGTCCGGGACCACATCTCGCAGCTGGGCCTCCAGCCCCAGGTGATCGTCGGCCGGCACCAGACGGTGATCGCCGCCATCGGCGAGGAGCGGCCGGGGCTGGTCGAGACCCTGGAGCCGAGCCCCGGCGTGGTGAAGGTCCTGCCGATCATGGCCCCCTACAAGCGGGCCTCGTCGGAGCTGAAGGCGGAGCGGACGGTCGTCCGGGCCCGCTCGCTGGAGATCGGCGGCAAGAGGATCGGCGTGATCGCCGGGCCCTGCTCGGTGGAGAGCGAGGGGCAGATCGTCTCGATCGCCAGGACGCTCAAGGCCCTGGGCGCCACCGGCCTGCGGGGGGGGGCCTACAAGCCCCGGACCAGCCCCTACAGCTTCCAGGGGCACAAGGTCGACGGCCTGAAGATGCTGGCGACCGCCCGGGACGAGACGGGCCTGGCGATCGTCACCGAGGTGATGGCGCCGGAGCACGTGGCGGTGGTGGCCGAGTACGCCGACGTGCTCCAGATCGGCGCCCGGAACATGCAGAACTACCAGCTGCTGACGGCCGTCGGCGAGTCGGGCAAGCCCGCCTTCCTGAAGCGCGGCATGGCCTCGACGATGGAGGAGTTCCTGCTGGCGGCCGAGTACATCCTCGATCGCGGCAATGACCAGGTGATCCTCTGCGAGCGGGGGGTCCGCACCTTCGAGGAGCACACGAGGTTCACGCTGCCGCTGGCGTCGGTCCCCTACCTGCAGGCGAAGACGCACCTGCCGGTGGTCGTCGACCCGTCCCACGGCACCGGCAAGGCGCCGCTGGTCCCCCCCATGGCGAGGGCGGCGATCGCCGCCGGGGCCGACGGCCTGATGGTCGAGGTCCACGAGGACCCCGAGCACGCCATGAGCGACGGCGCCCAGACGATCACCCCCTCGGCCTTCGAGCGGATGATGGCCGAGTGCCGTCGGGTGGCCGAGGCCGTGGACCGGTCCCTCTGA
- a CDS encoding DUF421 domain-containing protein has product MNGDTIVPWFFDGWGGPARVALVGTSAYLAMVLLMRITGNRTLSKMNAFDFVVTVALGSTLATILLSKQTALVEGITALALLIALQWLITWLATRSDRVAGLIKSEPVLLVRDGRLLRGAMRGARVIEADILQAVRQGGAGSMEQVAAVVLETDGSFSVIPGPIDGEPSAMTNVDRDPVARRS; this is encoded by the coding sequence ATGAACGGCGACACGATCGTCCCCTGGTTCTTCGACGGCTGGGGCGGCCCGGCCCGCGTGGCCCTGGTGGGCACCTCGGCCTACCTGGCGATGGTCCTGCTGATGCGGATCACCGGCAACCGGACCCTGTCGAAGATGAATGCCTTCGACTTCGTCGTCACGGTGGCGCTCGGGTCGACGCTGGCCACGATCTTGCTCTCGAAGCAGACGGCCCTGGTCGAGGGCATCACGGCGCTGGCCCTGCTGATCGCCCTGCAATGGCTGATCACCTGGCTGGCGACCCGTTCCGATCGGGTCGCCGGGCTGATCAAATCCGAGCCGGTGCTGCTCGTCCGGGACGGTCGATTGCTGCGCGGCGCGATGCGGGGCGCCCGGGTCATCGAGGCCGACATCCTCCAGGCGGTCCGCCAGGGCGGGGCCGGCTCCATGGAGCAGGTCGCCGCGGTCGTGCTGGAGACCGACGGCTCGTTCTCCGTGATCCCGGGGCCGATCGACGGCGAGCCCTCGGCGATGACCAACGTCGACCGCGATCCCGTCGCCCGACGGTCGTGA